From a single Kitasatospora sp. NBC_00458 genomic region:
- a CDS encoding YcnI family copper-binding membrane protein encodes MRSLSSRRIAAVALAAAASVVVLAGPASAHVTVNPGSAEQGGYTAVDFRVPNENDAAGTVKLEINLPLDHPLASVRTQPLPGWTAVVEKSKLDKPIKVHGNDVNEAVSKITWTADAGVKIAPGQFQEFRVSLGPLPTDSDNLVFKALQSYDNGDVVRWIDEAKDGQPEPAKPAPVLKLTKSTSADGHGVTATASPSAAADGHGHGDSGSKSEAAADTKSSDSTARVLGVVGIVVGVIGTAFGIIGLRRKDSGSAS; translated from the coding sequence ATGCGTTCCCTTTCCTCCCGCCGTATCGCCGCCGTCGCCCTCGCCGCCGCCGCCTCCGTGGTGGTGCTGGCCGGTCCCGCCTCCGCCCACGTGACGGTGAACCCGGGCAGCGCCGAGCAGGGCGGCTACACCGCCGTCGACTTCCGGGTGCCGAACGAGAACGACGCCGCCGGCACCGTGAAGCTGGAGATCAACCTCCCGCTCGACCACCCGCTGGCCTCGGTGCGGACCCAGCCGCTGCCGGGCTGGACCGCCGTCGTCGAGAAGTCCAAGCTCGACAAGCCGATCAAGGTGCACGGCAACGACGTCAACGAGGCCGTCTCCAAGATCACCTGGACCGCCGACGCGGGCGTGAAGATCGCCCCCGGCCAGTTCCAGGAGTTCCGCGTCTCGCTCGGCCCGCTGCCGACCGACTCCGACAACCTGGTCTTCAAGGCGCTGCAGAGCTACGACAACGGCGACGTGGTCCGCTGGATCGACGAGGCCAAGGACGGCCAGCCCGAGCCGGCCAAGCCCGCGCCCGTGCTGAAGCTGACCAAGTCCACCTCGGCCGACGGCCACGGCGTGACCGCCACCGCCTCCCCGTCGGCCGCCGCCGACGGCCACGGCCACGGCGACTCCGGCAGCAAGAGCGAGGCCGCCGCCGACACGAAGTCCAGCGACTCCACCGCCCGCGTGCTGGGCGTCGTCGGCATCGTGGTCGGTGTGATCGGCACCGCGTTCGGCATCATCGGCCTGCGCCGCAAGGACAGCGGCTCGGCCTCCTGA
- a CDS encoding ATP-binding protein has translation MDIWWTLHLKRDPASVPLARRILLGAMATAGVDPQIAHDLGVALSEACANAVEHGTGGRPDDGYQVTASISGDLLRIEVTDSGPGLPAPPAPPAPGGHASRRPSPAQAPPARPVPRRRSRRGRATVPGPLLTAHRPRRDGRPYDTHVLPAGSPPADPVPTLRPVDLDLLPELTAESGRGLFLIHALTDHVRLRNHPLGGAIVSFDKILKWQDDALLRAAS, from the coding sequence GTGGACATCTGGTGGACTCTGCACCTCAAGCGCGACCCGGCCAGCGTGCCGCTGGCCCGCCGCATACTGCTCGGCGCGATGGCGACCGCGGGCGTCGACCCGCAGATCGCCCACGACCTCGGCGTCGCGCTCAGCGAGGCCTGCGCCAACGCCGTCGAGCACGGCACCGGCGGGCGGCCCGACGACGGCTACCAGGTCACCGCCTCGATCAGCGGCGACCTGCTGCGGATCGAGGTGACGGACTCGGGCCCCGGCCTGCCCGCCCCGCCCGCGCCGCCCGCCCCGGGCGGCCACGCGTCGCGCCGCCCGTCCCCCGCCCAGGCGCCGCCGGCCCGGCCGGTCCCGCGCCGCCGCAGCCGGCGCGGGCGCGCCACCGTTCCCGGGCCGCTGCTCACCGCGCACCGCCCGCGCCGCGACGGCCGCCCCTACGACACCCACGTCCTGCCGGCCGGGTCCCCGCCCGCGGACCCGGTGCCCACCCTCCGGCCGGTGGACCTCGACCTCCTGCCCGAGCTCACCGCCGAATCGGGCCGCGGGCTCTTCCTCATCCACGCCCTCACCGACCACGTCCGGCTCCGCAACCACCCGCTCGGCGGGGCGATCGTGAGCTTCGACAAGATCCTGAAGTGGCAGGACGACGCCTTGCTGCGCGCCGCGTCCTGA
- a CDS encoding LAETG motif-containing sortase-dependent surface protein has translation MRTSRLTAAAALLVLTAGAMVSGTAGALAADDPTPGPSATATTGAPTAVTPSESGTPTATTTPSATATATGEPTDGPTAATSPSATTTPSAGTTPSATGTPTPTGTPTATSTLPSGCMYVREEPMPVHGVTLDTNGSWRDMAVSFYNTSSATITDFRIDAVVRSAKGAVPPKVEARLQFDTFWSPVVTDPVTGAASLGRHPISIPSHEMYTVTLRITADPAVKAEGYTLSVSGASEVLPYGVGPTNVKYTCNRMTGSSTSRVTFRDEPTTGPTSSTSASPTASSSPSSSPSSSPTASASPSATGAVPTGTRGPGTTPGGRLAETGSSSGTVPLAATGIAAIALGGGAVLVARRRRAARD, from the coding sequence GTGCGAACCTCTCGTCTGACGGCCGCCGCCGCCCTGCTCGTCCTCACCGCGGGCGCGATGGTCTCCGGGACAGCCGGCGCACTCGCCGCCGACGACCCCACGCCGGGTCCCTCGGCGACCGCGACGACCGGCGCGCCGACCGCCGTCACCCCGTCGGAGTCCGGCACCCCGACCGCGACCACCACGCCGTCGGCCACCGCCACGGCCACCGGCGAGCCGACCGACGGCCCGACCGCGGCGACGAGCCCGTCGGCGACCACCACGCCGTCCGCCGGCACCACGCCCTCGGCGACCGGCACCCCGACGCCGACCGGCACCCCCACGGCCACCTCGACCCTGCCCAGCGGCTGCATGTACGTGCGCGAGGAGCCGATGCCGGTGCACGGCGTCACCCTCGACACCAACGGGTCGTGGCGGGACATGGCCGTCTCCTTCTACAACACCAGTTCGGCGACGATCACCGACTTCCGGATCGACGCCGTGGTCAGGAGCGCGAAGGGCGCCGTCCCGCCCAAGGTCGAGGCGCGGCTCCAGTTCGACACCTTCTGGAGCCCGGTCGTGACGGACCCCGTCACCGGGGCGGCGTCCCTCGGTCGCCACCCGATCTCGATCCCGTCGCACGAGATGTACACCGTGACGCTCCGGATCACCGCCGATCCGGCGGTGAAGGCCGAGGGCTACACCCTCTCGGTCTCCGGCGCCTCCGAGGTGCTCCCGTACGGGGTCGGACCCACCAACGTGAAGTACACCTGCAACCGGATGACCGGATCGTCCACCAGCCGGGTCACCTTCCGTGACGAGCCGACCACCGGGCCCACCTCCTCGACGAGCGCCTCGCCCACCGCGAGCTCCTCCCCGAGCTCCTCCCCGAGCTCCTCTCCGACCGCCTCGGCGTCGCCGAGCGCCACCGGCGCCGTCCCGACCGGCACCCGCGGCCCCGGCACCACCCCCGGTGGCCGCCTCGCCGAGACCGGCAGCAGCTCCGGCACCGTGCCGCTGGCCGCCACCGGCATCGCCGCGATCGCCCTCGGCGGCGGCGCCGTCCTCGTCGCCCGCCGCCGCAGGGCCGCCCGCGACTGA
- a CDS encoding LAETG motif-containing sortase-dependent surface protein: MRSSRLLAASTLLALSLGTTVGAATAGAVAVSPSPTATPSATATATDSPAPTGTPSATGTPGASASPGETGAPSASASPSPSGTPSATRPPVRPSLPATATPGACRGGVHQADIKVTGNGLWGGTTTPGAVHETTVTWENTSGVELPNFATYLYLTDHIPEGASHPVEWSKDFFSVQFRAPGQDWKSVAIDDRALNTGTYKLGKGEKVTLQFRIAATGKAPIGEFGGNFGGGDTAMDNAVLPHPATADKNACTQYISYYEGTFKLAAPGTATTGTASAAGSTSPSASPSAKASSAPAGPHLAETGSSSTTLPLAVGGAAVLAAGAGTLFVLRRRKAGAHS; this comes from the coding sequence GTGCGCTCATCCCGCCTCCTGGCTGCGTCCACGCTGCTCGCGCTCTCCCTCGGCACGACGGTCGGCGCGGCCACCGCCGGTGCCGTGGCCGTCTCGCCGTCCCCGACGGCCACCCCGAGCGCCACCGCGACGGCCACGGACTCCCCGGCCCCGACCGGCACCCCGTCGGCGACCGGCACCCCGGGCGCCTCCGCCTCGCCGGGTGAGACCGGCGCCCCGAGCGCCTCCGCCTCGCCGAGCCCCTCCGGCACCCCCTCGGCCACCCGGCCCCCCGTCCGCCCCAGCCTCCCCGCGACCGCCACACCGGGCGCCTGCCGGGGCGGCGTCCACCAGGCCGACATCAAGGTCACCGGCAACGGGCTCTGGGGCGGCACCACCACTCCGGGCGCGGTCCACGAGACCACCGTGACCTGGGAGAACACCAGCGGCGTCGAGCTGCCGAACTTCGCCACCTACCTCTACCTGACCGACCACATCCCGGAGGGCGCCTCCCACCCGGTCGAGTGGAGCAAGGACTTCTTCAGCGTCCAGTTCCGCGCCCCCGGGCAGGACTGGAAGTCCGTCGCCATCGACGACCGCGCGCTGAACACCGGCACGTACAAGCTGGGCAAGGGCGAGAAGGTCACCCTCCAGTTCCGCATCGCGGCCACCGGCAAGGCCCCGATCGGCGAGTTCGGGGGCAACTTCGGCGGTGGCGACACCGCCATGGACAACGCCGTGCTGCCCCACCCGGCGACGGCCGACAAGAACGCCTGCACCCAGTACATCAGCTACTACGAGGGCACCTTCAAGCTGGCCGCGCCCGGTACGGCGACCACCGGCACCGCGTCGGCGGCCGGCTCCACCTCGCCGTCCGCGTCGCCGTCCGCCAAGGCCTCCTCCGCGCCCGCCGGTCCGCACCTGGCCGAGACCGGTTCCAGCTCGACCACCCTGCCGCTCGCCGTCGGCGGCGCCGCGGTGCTCGCCGCCGGCGCCGGGACGCTGTTCGTGCTCCGCCGCCGCAAGGCGGGCGCGCACAGCTGA
- a CDS encoding LysR family transcriptional regulator: MGEWDLRRLRVLRAVDECGTVTAAAERLRLSPSAVSQQVSALARQLGAPMLEPYGRRVRLTPAARLVLRHAELVFGQLERAEAELAGYLHGEAGEVRVGAFATAIGGLLVPAVSRLRAAAPGLTVRVVEAEAAEAVRLLAAGDVDLALSLAVGPDARDPRFVGTVLLSDPLDVALPPGHPLAGAPGLRLADLAEEPWIYGAAGPWWEITRAACAEAGFTPERAHTAADWTAILAMVAAGLGVALVPRLASAGRGGGAVVRALPEDLPARRVVAAVRAGTERTPPLRRVLAELSAVARTVQSE, translated from the coding sequence GTGGGTGAGTGGGACCTCCGGCGGCTGAGGGTGCTGCGGGCGGTCGACGAGTGCGGGACGGTCACGGCGGCGGCCGAGCGCCTCCGCCTGTCGCCGTCGGCGGTTTCGCAACAGGTGTCGGCGCTGGCGCGGCAGTTGGGCGCGCCGATGCTGGAGCCGTACGGGCGGCGGGTCAGGCTCACCCCGGCCGCGCGGCTGGTGCTGCGCCATGCCGAGCTGGTCTTCGGGCAGTTGGAGCGGGCCGAGGCCGAGCTGGCGGGCTACCTGCACGGCGAGGCCGGTGAGGTCCGGGTGGGTGCGTTCGCGACCGCGATCGGCGGGCTGCTCGTCCCGGCCGTCTCCCGGTTGCGCGCCGCCGCACCGGGGCTGACGGTACGGGTGGTGGAGGCGGAGGCCGCGGAGGCGGTCCGGCTGCTGGCGGCGGGGGACGTCGATCTGGCGCTGTCGCTGGCGGTCGGACCGGACGCCCGCGACCCCCGGTTCGTCGGGACGGTGCTGCTCAGCGACCCGCTGGACGTGGCGCTGCCGCCCGGGCACCCGCTGGCCGGGGCACCGGGGCTGCGGCTGGCGGACCTCGCCGAGGAGCCGTGGATCTACGGGGCCGCCGGGCCGTGGTGGGAGATCACCCGCGCGGCCTGTGCGGAGGCCGGGTTCACGCCGGAGCGGGCGCACACGGCGGCCGACTGGACGGCGATCCTGGCGATGGTGGCGGCCGGGCTCGGGGTGGCGCTGGTGCCCCGGCTGGCCTCGGCCGGGCGCGGCGGCGGGGCGGTGGTCCGGGCGCTGCCCGAGGACCTGCCGGCCCGCCGGGTGGTCGCCGCCGTCAGGGCGGGGACGGAGCGGACGCCGCCGCTGCGGCGGGTGCTGGCGGAGCTGTCGGCGGTGGCGAGGACCGTTCAGTCGGAGTGA
- the alc gene encoding allantoicase, giving the protein MTAEAHRPAPSPAPALSSEVPAPSAEVPSGSDAGDDARPYGGGDPYGDYRAAEFGFTALTDLADRRLGGAVIAANDELFAERENLLLPARAEFRPHTFGNKGQVMDGWETRRRRGTGAARPHPTADDHDWALIRLGVPGVVHGVVVDTAHFRANQPRRISVEGAELPGTPGPEELLDPATVWHPLVPRSPVRGHAANGFAVTDRRRFTHLRLGQYPDGGIARFRVHGEARPDPAWLAALGTFDLAAIENGGSVEDASDRFFSAPANLSLPGKSREMGDGWENRRRRDGGRDWVRLRLAGRGAIRAVEIDTGYYVGNAAGWAALYGRDEHAADPEEWFELVPRTRLQPDAVHRLVLDAPRPATHVRLDVLPDGGIARLRLYGGLV; this is encoded by the coding sequence ATGACCGCCGAAGCGCACCGCCCAGCCCCATCCCCAGCCCCAGCCCTCTCCAGCGAGGTGCCCGCGCCCTCCGCCGAGGTGCCCTCCGGCTCCGATGCCGGTGACGACGCCCGGCCGTACGGGGGCGGGGACCCGTACGGCGACTACCGCGCCGCGGAGTTCGGCTTCACCGCGCTGACCGACCTCGCCGACCGCCGGCTCGGCGGGGCGGTGATCGCCGCCAACGACGAGCTGTTCGCCGAACGGGAGAACCTGCTGCTGCCCGCCCGGGCCGAGTTCCGCCCGCACACCTTCGGCAACAAGGGCCAGGTCATGGACGGTTGGGAGACCAGGCGGCGGCGCGGCACCGGCGCCGCCCGTCCGCACCCGACCGCCGACGACCACGACTGGGCACTGATCCGCCTGGGGGTGCCGGGAGTCGTGCACGGCGTCGTGGTCGACACCGCGCACTTCCGTGCCAACCAGCCGCGCCGGATCAGCGTCGAGGGCGCCGAACTGCCCGGCACCCCGGGCCCGGAGGAACTGCTGGACCCGGCCACCGTCTGGCACCCGCTGGTCCCCCGCTCGCCGGTGCGCGGCCACGCCGCCAACGGCTTCGCCGTCACGGACCGCCGCCGCTTCACCCACCTCCGGCTCGGCCAGTACCCGGACGGCGGCATCGCCCGGTTCCGGGTGCACGGCGAGGCCCGCCCCGACCCGGCCTGGCTGGCCGCACTCGGCACCTTCGACCTGGCGGCGATCGAGAACGGCGGCTCCGTCGAGGACGCCTCGGACCGCTTCTTCTCCGCCCCGGCCAACCTGTCCCTGCCCGGCAAGTCCCGTGAGATGGGCGACGGTTGGGAGAACCGGCGGCGCCGGGACGGGGGCCGTGACTGGGTCCGGCTGCGGCTGGCCGGCCGGGGCGCGATCCGGGCGGTGGAGATCGACACCGGCTACTACGTCGGGAACGCGGCCGGCTGGGCGGCCCTGTACGGGCGGGACGAGCACGCCGCCGACCCGGAGGAGTGGTTCGAACTGGTGCCGCGCACCCGGCTGCAGCCCGACGCCGTCCACCGGCTGGTGCTCGACGCGCCGCGTCCGGCGACCCACGTCCGGCTCGACGTCCTCCCCGACGGCGGGATAGCCCGGCTGCGGCTGTACGGCGGCCTGGTCTGA
- a CDS encoding amidase yields MEESLVRPRSLIREAAALRAGVPTLAVHVDRLCARIDRIDPLIHAFVAEPGRTDRLQAEARALTARHPDPATAPPLYGVAVGVKDIVRVDGLPTHAGSALPPGVLAGPQATVVDRLRAAGALVAGKTVTAEFAGSAPGPTRNPHHPGHTPGGSSSGSAAAVAAGLVPLAIGTQTVGSVIRPAAYCGVVGFRPTYGRIPADGVVPNAPSLDTLGLFTADLAGVALAAPLLCDDWAAPDAADGSGDLRGPVLGVPVGSYLERARPEALKAFREQLDRLSARGLTVRHIDLLPDFDELARQLQVVNRFETAASHADWFTRFGGLYRPETAAGIRHGRAVDPADREAALRARERFRERLAEQRRRAGVDLLLAPSATGPAPLGLDSTGDAVMSLPWSYAGLPALSLPAGVTAEGLPLGLQVVGEAWGDERLLARAAVLERVLDGS; encoded by the coding sequence ATGGAGGAGTCCCTGGTCCGGCCCCGGTCGTTGATCCGCGAGGCCGCCGCACTGAGGGCCGGAGTGCCCACCCTGGCCGTCCACGTCGACCGGCTCTGCGCCCGGATCGATCGGATCGACCCGCTGATCCACGCCTTCGTCGCCGAGCCCGGCCGCACCGACCGGCTGCAGGCCGAGGCCCGCGCGCTCACCGCCCGCCACCCCGATCCGGCGACCGCACCGCCGCTGTACGGCGTGGCCGTCGGGGTCAAGGACATCGTCCGCGTGGACGGCCTGCCCACGCACGCCGGGTCGGCGCTGCCGCCCGGCGTGCTGGCCGGCCCGCAGGCCACCGTGGTGGACCGGCTGCGGGCGGCGGGCGCGCTGGTGGCGGGCAAGACGGTCACCGCCGAGTTCGCGGGCAGCGCGCCCGGGCCGACCCGCAATCCGCACCATCCCGGGCACACCCCCGGCGGCTCCAGCAGCGGGTCGGCGGCGGCGGTCGCGGCGGGTCTGGTGCCGCTGGCGATCGGCACCCAGACGGTCGGCTCGGTGATCCGGCCGGCCGCCTACTGCGGGGTGGTGGGGTTCCGGCCGACGTACGGGCGGATCCCCGCCGACGGGGTGGTCCCGAACGCGCCGAGCCTCGACACCCTGGGCCTGTTCACCGCGGACCTGGCCGGCGTCGCGCTGGCCGCGCCGCTGCTCTGCGACGACTGGGCCGCCCCGGACGCCGCGGACGGCTCGGGTGACCTCCGCGGCCCCGTCCTGGGCGTCCCGGTCGGGAGCTACCTGGAACGCGCCCGCCCGGAGGCGCTGAAGGCCTTCCGGGAGCAGCTGGACCGGCTCTCCGCCCGGGGGTTGACGGTCCGTCACATCGACCTGCTGCCCGACTTCGACGAGCTCGCCCGGCAGTTGCAGGTCGTCAACCGGTTCGAGACGGCCGCGAGCCACGCCGACTGGTTCACCCGGTTCGGCGGCCTCTACCGCCCGGAGACCGCGGCGGGCATCCGGCACGGCCGGGCCGTCGACCCGGCCGACCGGGAGGCCGCGCTGCGGGCCCGGGAGCGCTTCCGGGAGCGGCTCGCCGAACAACGGCGGCGGGCCGGGGTGGACCTGCTGCTGGCCCCCTCGGCGACCGGCCCGGCGCCGCTCGGCCTGGACAGCACCGGCGACGCGGTGATGTCGCTGCCGTGGAGCTACGCGGGGCTCCCCGCGCTCAGCCTGCCCGCCGGGGTGACGGCGGAGGGGCTGCCGCTGGGCCTCCAGGTGGTCGGCGAGGCGTGGGGGGACGAGCGGCTGCTCGCCCGGGCGGCCGTGCTGGAGCGGGTGCTGGACGGGAGTTGA
- a CDS encoding TetR/AcrR family transcriptional regulator, which translates to MAGSTTDGRVLRGEETRRTVLRRAVEIASVEGLDALSIGRLATDLGLSKSGVFAGFGSKEELQLATVRAARRIFADAVLEPVRQDAPGLGKVRRLCDSWLAYSRARVFPGGCFFYEVTAEFDARPGPLRDAIAASWHEWHATVLGLLGEARATGELRSTADLEDIAFTLIALLESANAQALLFDDGTPYDRAGRAVLHRLRADATDPDSPALA; encoded by the coding sequence GTGGCCGGATCGACCACGGACGGGCGGGTCCTGCGCGGCGAGGAGACCCGGCGGACGGTGCTGCGCCGCGCCGTCGAGATCGCCTCCGTCGAGGGGCTGGACGCGCTGTCGATCGGCCGGCTCGCCACCGACCTCGGCCTCAGCAAGAGCGGGGTGTTCGCCGGCTTCGGCTCCAAGGAGGAGCTCCAGCTGGCCACCGTCCGGGCCGCCCGGCGGATCTTCGCGGACGCGGTGCTCGAACCGGTCCGGCAGGACGCTCCCGGCCTCGGCAAGGTCCGGCGGCTCTGCGACTCCTGGCTCGCCTACTCACGGGCCCGGGTCTTCCCCGGCGGCTGTTTCTTCTACGAGGTCACCGCCGAGTTCGACGCCCGCCCCGGCCCGCTGCGCGACGCCATCGCGGCCAGCTGGCACGAGTGGCACGCGACCGTCCTCGGCCTGCTCGGGGAGGCCCGGGCCACCGGCGAACTCCGGTCCACCGCGGACCTGGAGGACATCGCGTTCACCCTGATCGCCCTGCTGGAGAGCGCCAACGCGCAGGCGCTGCTCTTCGACGACGGCACCCCGTACGACCGGGCCGGGCGCGCCGTCCTGCACCGGCTGCGGGCGGACGCCACCGACCCGGACTCGCCCGCCCTCGCCTGA